A window of Kribbella voronezhensis genomic DNA:
GCCGCGGCCACCTGGCTGCGCCGGGCAGGACGACCCCCGAGCTTTTGGAGTACTTCATGGCGGCCAGCCGCCCCAGTAGCACCACGCCCACTTCTGTCCCTTCTACTTCCGCACGGCCTGTGCGCGCCCAGGGTGAGGCCCCGGCGCGTCCCCGCCGCCGGCGCCGTACCGGTGCCGCAAGCAACAACCCCGGCAGCGCTCAGGCGAGCCCCGGCGCTCAGTCGAGCACCGGCTCGCGCGCCGAGTCGCGTCCGAATAGCGGCGCGCGGCAGCTTGCCGAGAGCAAGCAGGCGGAGACCTTCGTCGAAGCCGCCGCGACGCCGGTCGACGAGAACCTGACCTTCGACGAGCTCGGCGTACCGCCCGGCCTGGTGAAGGCGCTGGCCGCGGCCGGCATCCTCAAGCCGTTCCCGATCCAGGCGGCGACGCTGCCGGATTCGCTGGCCGGCAAGGACGTTCTCGGTCGCGGCCGGACCGGTTCCGGCAAGACCTACGCGTTCGTCCTGCCCGTGCTCGCCCGGCTCACCACCAGCACCAGCAAGCGCCGGCCGAACCATCCGCGCGCGCTGATCCTGGCGCCGACCCGCGAGCTCGCGACCCAGATCCAGGCCTCGATCACGCCGCTGACCGACGCGCTCGACCTGCGCACGATGACCATCTTCGGTGGCGTCGGCGCCGGTCCGCAGATCAGTGCGCTGCGCCGTGGCGTCGACATCGTGATCGCCTGCCCCGGTCGGCTCGAGGACCACGTCAAGACCGGGCACGCCAAGCTCGACCAGGTCGAGATCACCGTGCTCGACGAGGCGGACCACATGGCCGACCTGGGCTTCCTGCCCGCAGTACGGCGAATCCTCGAAGCGACTCCGGGTGACGCGCAGCGGTTGCTGTTCTCCGCCACGCTGGACGCCGGTGTCGACGTACTGGTCAAGCGGTTCATGAAGTCGCCGGTGACGCACAGTGTCGACTCGGCGCAGTCGCCGGTCGCCAAGATGACCCACCACGTGCTGCACGTCCAGGCCGACACCCGGTTGCCGGTGCTCGTCGACCTGACCGCGGCACCCGGCCGCACGCTCGTCTTCACCAGGACGAAGTACGGCGCGAAGTCGCTCACCAAGAAGCTCATCGCGCAGGGTGTCCCGGCCGTCGAACTGCACGGCAACCTGTCCCAAGGCGCCCGGACGCGGAACCTGGAGGCCTTCTCCGACGGTTCCGCCAAGACGCTGGTCGCGACCGACATCGCGGCGCGCGGCATCCACGTCGACGACGTCACGCTGGTGATCCACGCGGACCCGCCGATCGAGCACAAGGCGTACCTGCACCGCTCCGGTCGTACGGCGCGCGCCGGTGCCGAGGGCACCGTCGTCACCCTGATGACCGACGAGCAGGTCCGCGACGTCCGCGACCTGACCCGCAAGGCCGGCATCGCCGCGACGGTCACCAAGCTCCGCGTCGGCGACCCGCTGCTCGCCAAGCTGGCCCCCGGCGAACGCACCTTCGTCGAGCCGACCCTGAGGGTCGTCGAGGACGACTCGGTACGCCGTACTGGCGGTGGCTCGGGTAGCGGCCGAGGTGCAGGCGGCGGCCGGGGCCGCACCGGCCGCGGTCGCGGTGCAGCCGGCGGTCGTGCTGCCGGCAACGGTCGTGGATCAGCCGGTGGCGCAAGCTCCAACGGCCAGTCGAGCCGCGGTGCGAGCACGGGTGGGGCCAAGCCGCGCTCCAAGGGACGCGGTGGCTCAGCAGCCCCGAAGACCTACAGCACCACCACCCCCGGTGCCAACAGTCGCCCCGCCGGCGCCGCAGCCTTCTCCGCAGGCACCCGCGCAGGCGGCTCCCGCCGAGCCCGCTGACAACAAGCACGGCCCGCGGTGAGCCCCGCTGGCAACATGCAAGTGAGCTCGTCGTAGCCGCTGGATAACGGCAGCATTTGAGAGGGCCCGGTCAGTCTGACCGGGCCCTCTCGTCATCGTCCGAGTCTTTGTCGCCAGTCGCGCCAGTGGTTGCGGGAGGCGCGGAGTTGGGAGATCTTGCGGACGGTGCCGACGATGAAGGTCACTCCGCCGACGACCGCGATCCCGAGGAAGAGCGCCGGGAGCACGCTGTTCGCATCGTCGCCATGGCGGTGGCCGATGTCGGTGGCGAGCTGGGTGAGCTCGAACCCGTCCGTGCCGTCGATATCGCCGTCCGCCGCCAGTTTCGCGGCGTGCCCGAGGATCTCCTGCCGTTCGGCGACGGTGAACCCTTCGACCGGCGTACCGGCACAGGCAAGCTCGGCGCCGGTCTTGCGATCGACGATGACCATCGTCGGCCTGCAAGCCGGCAAGTGCCCGGCCGTGGACTGCTCGGTGACCACGACGTCATAACTCAGCTGATTGGCCGACTTCGCCACCCCGGCACCGACCAACCCGAACACCGCGGCGAGCGCACCACCCACCAACAGCCACCCGGTAGTCCGCCTCCGCCGCAGATCCATCTCCGGAGCGTCTCACCCAACCCCACCCACTGACGAGCACCCAACAGACTTCAGGCGGCGTGGGTGGAAACAAAATTGCATATCGCGATGGTTTGTTTCCAGCGAACGGCTAGCTGCCCACACCGGACGCCTCACCTGGGAAACAATGGGGTGGTGAAGGTGCGGACGGTGTTGGGGGATCTGGCGGCTGGTGAGTTGGGGGTTACCGACTCGCATGACCATCTGTTCTTTCGGAGTGCGTTGCTGCCTGGGCAGGAGCTTGATGATGCCGAGGCGGCGTTGCAGGAGGCGAAGGACTTTGTAGCCGCGGGTGGGCGGACCATCGTGCAGTGGACGCCGTACGGGTTGGGGCGCGGGGCGGAGTGGTTGCCGAAGATCGCTGCGGCCGCTGGGGTGCACGTCGTTGCGGCTACCGGGTTTCATCGGGCGGAGCACTACCCGGCCGAAGTGCTTGAGGCCACGAGGCCGAAGTTGGCGGAGGTGTTCGTCCGGGAGTTGACGGAGGGGATCGGGGATACCGGTGTGAAGGCCGGGATGATCAAGGTGGCCGGGGGTTTCCATGTGCTCGATCAGCATGCGCGGCACACCCTCAGCGCGGCGGCCGAGGCGCATCACGCGACCGGGGCGCCGATCGGGATCCATCACGAGTTGGGGAGTGGCGCGGACGCAGTACTGGCGTTGCTGGTGGATGAGCGAGGTGTGCCGCCGACGAGTGTGATTCTTGGGCATCTGAACAGATTCCCGGATCACGAGTTGCACCTGGAGTTGGCTGCTCGCGGGGCGTTCCTGGCGTTCGACGGGCCGTCGCGGGGGAACAACGCGACCGATCCGCACTTGTTCGAGTGCCTGGCGGCGCTGGTCGATGGCGGGTACGCCGGTCAGTTGCTGCTCGGCGGCGACACGACGACGGCGCGGGCGCGGGCTGCGACCGGTGAAGGGCCGGGCATGCCGTACCTGCTCACCGGGCTCCGGCCGCGGTTGATCCGCCGGTTCGGGCAGGAGGTCGTCGACAGGCTGTTCGTCGAGAACCCAGCTTCCGCTTTCGCGGCGCCGTGGGGCGGTACGGTTCGCTCGTGAATACGATCGCGCAGATCTTCGTCGGCCTGGCCGGCGCCTTCCATCTGGCCGTTTTCGTGATGGAGAGCCTGCTGTTCACCAAGCCGAGCACCTACCGGCGTTTCCTGGTGCCGAACGAGACCGAGGCGGCGATCGCCCGGCCGTGGGCGTTCAACCAGGGCTTCTACAACCTGTTCCTGGCGCTCGGTGCCATCGGCGGCCTGATCGCGGGTGGCGAGAAGGGTCACGCGATCGCCTTGTTCGCTTGTGCCTGCACGGCCGGAGCCGGACTCGTCCTGGTTGCCTCGAACCGGAAGATGGTCCGCTCGGCCGTCCTGCAGGCAGGTCCGCCGATCATTGCCCTGGTGCTCGCCGCCGTCCTCTGATCTTGAAGTGCACTTGAAGCAAAGCTTGACTTCAAGTGCACTTCAACACCGAAGCTGCTCAGCATGACCACGACAGCCGAAGTCCCTACCGACCGCAGAGACCCCGCGACGGATCAGCGCAAACCACCAGGTGTGCTTGCGCCGCAGTACCGGGCTCTCACGATCGGAATGGTTGCGCTGATCACGTTGGTCGCGTTCGAGGCGCTCGCGGTCACCACCGCGATGCCCACGGTCGCCCAGGCGCTCGACGGATTGCCCTTGTACGCCTTGGCTTTCGGCGGTCCGCTGGCATCCGGCGTCGTCGCCATGGTGGTGTCCGGCACCTGGAGCGATCTCAAAGGCCCGGCCCGCCCGTTGTGGCACGGCACCGGCTGGTTCCTGGCCGGGCTGGTCATCGCCGGACTCGCGCCGTCGATGGAGATTCTCGTCGCCGGCCGCATCATTCAGGGCTTCGGAGGCGGCCTGCTGACGGTTGCCCTGTACGTCGTGGTCGGTCATCTCTATCCCGCAGAACTCCGGCCCAAGATCTTCGCCGCCTTCGCGACGGGCTGGGTCGTGCCGTCCCTGGTCGGTCCGGCGATCGCCGGCCTGATCGTCGAACACGCCAGTTGGCGAATCGTATTCCTCGCCGTACCGGCGATGGCGATCCCCGCGGCGCTCGTGATGCGGCCGGGTCTCGCCCACGCGGGGACCGTGACCGATCGGCCTGGCCAGAAGCTCTGGGGCAAGCGCGCGCTGTGGGCGATCGCCGCGGCTGTCGGTGTCGGCATGCTCAGCTACGGCGGGCAGCAGCACGGCGTTCTGCAGGTTGCCCTGTTGGTGGTCGGGCTGGCCGGAGTCGCCGGGTTCGCGCCGAAGTTGTTGCCGCGCGGGACGTTCCGGTTGGCGCACGGCCTTCCTTCGGTGATCGCACTGCGGGGATTGGTGGCTGCGGCTGGGTTCGGTGCCGAGGTCTTCCTGCCGCTCATGCTGACGCGTGAACGGGGACTGTCGCCGGCGTTCGCGGGAATGGTCCTGACCGTCAGCGCACTCAGCTGGACCTCCGCCTCCTGGTACCGCGGCCGGCCGCGGCAGCCGTTCTCGCACGCCGTGTTCCTGCAGGCCGGGATGATCTCGATCGTCCTCGGGATCGCCACCGCGACACTGACCTTGAGTCCTCAGGTGCCGGTACTCGTCGGCGTGCTCGGCTGGGGTCTGACCGGACTCGGGATGGGCACGGTGTTTCCGACGGTGTCGGTGCTGATCCTGGAGTACTCCAGTCTCGAGGAGCAGGGCGCGAACAGCTCGGCTCTGTCGCTCAGTGATTCGTTGGCGACGGCAACTGTGCTGGCCATCGGCGGCTCACTCTTCGCCGCCATCGAGCCGCACTGGCCGATCCCGGCCTACTTGACCGCCTTCGGTCTGCCGGCAGTGCTCGCTCTGGTCGGCGTCGTCGCGGCCCGCCGTACGGCGCAGTAGGCGCTACTCCTTCGAGCCGGTGACCGCGATGCTGGCGCCCAGGCCGATGATCATCAGGCCGCCCGTGCCGCCGACGAGTTCGAGGCGGCGCGGGGAACTGGCGAACCACTCCCGCGCAGTACCGGCGAGCACGGCCCACAGGCCGTCGGAGCAGAGCGCGATGGTGATGAAGATCAGGCCGAGGAGCAGGATCTGCAGGCTCGCGGAGCCGGCGTCCTTGTCGACGAACTGCGGCAGCACGGCGGCGAAGAAGACGGCGGTCTTCGCGTTCGTGACGCCGACCAGGAAGCCCTGCCGCAGTACGCGCTTGGTGTTGCCCGCTTTCACTCCACTGGCCAGTGCCGCGGCAAGTGACTTGCGGGTGCGGACCGCGTGCACGCCGAGATAGATCAGGTACGCCGCGCCGGCCAGCTTCACGACGGTCAGCACGACCGCGCTGGCGGCGATCAGCGTGCCGAGCCCGAGCGAGACGGCGACCAGCAAGACGGACGCGCCGGCGGTGTTGCCGAGCATGGTGAGTACCGCCTCGCGCCGGCCGACGGCGAGCGCCCGGCCGACGATGAACAGCACGCTTGGCCCGGGCACGATGATGATGACCAGGGCGGTGATCGCGAAGGCGATCAGATGATGAGCGGACGGCATCCCCCCACTGTAAGCTCCGTCACCCCCCAACGCAGCTGGATTCCAGCAGCCTCGAAACGCTTTTCCGGCCTAGTCCGGAGTGAAATTGTGAGGGTCCCGACTCTCCGAGCCCGAAGGACCTCACTCATGCCTACGCACACCAGGCGTTCCGTACTGGGCTTCGCTGCCGCCGCCCTTCTCGCTCCGGCCGTGCTGTCCACCGAACCGGCCAACGCCTCCGGCACGCTGACCTTCGGGCAGTACGCCGATGAGTGGACCATGATCAACCAGGCTCAGCCGGGTACGTCGTACTGGGCCTACGACCGGGACCGGGCCAAGGTCGGCCTCGAGTACGGCGCGGTACCGGTCTGGCGGTCGGTCTTCCGGATCGACGTCGCCCAACTGGCCGGCGCCGTGATCGCCGAGGCAGCCTTCGCGATCACCCTCGACCACACGCCGACCGGCAGTCCGACGCCGGTCGACCTGTGGACGACCGAACCGATCGACCCCGGGTCGCCGGTGACCTGGAACAACTTCGCCGGCTCCTGGCTCAGTCGCGTCGGTACGGCGTTCGGTAGCGCTTGGACCGGTGGCGAACAGCCCGACCAGGAGCTGCGGTTCTCCGGCCTGGCCGCCGTCGTCCAGCGGGCCGTCGACAAGCAGGAGCGGTACGTGACGCTCGGACTCCGGGCGCCGGAGGAGACCAGCAAGACCCAGTGGAAGAAGTTCTACGGCGAGACCGCCCACCTCGCGGTCACTTACCAGCGCTGAGCCCGAAGCCTTGGCCCAGGTGGGAAAGATCACCCGCCACACCGGGTTCCGTTGACCGTGACGGAACGCGACGGCTACGGTTCGGGGGACAACCTGCGGTGCCATGAGGGAAACCGGTGAAAGTCCGGTACGGCCGCGCCACTGTGAGCGAGCTCCGGCTCGTGAGTCAGGACGCTCGGGCACCAGCAGCCTTTCGAAGGGGACGCGCACTTCCCTAGGAGGTTCCAGATGACCGCACCTGTTTCCACTTCATCGGTCGCCGTACCGGCTCTTTCGCCGCGGCTGCTGGCGTTCGCCCTGCTCACCGTCGGCCTCGCGCTGATGCTGGCCTACCTGGTGGCGTTCGACCAGGGCGCGCTGTCCCGCTCGGGGATGTACCTGCACGAGCTGATGCACGACGGCCGTCACCTGCTCGGCGTGCCCTGCCACTAGCAGTCCCGTCTTCCCTTTCTCACCACACCAGGCCCCGACCAGGGCCTTCGGAAAGACAGGTCTGCCATGCGTACCTTCGGCTCTCTTCTGGTGCGCGGACTGATCGTCGGACTCCTCGCCGGCCTGCTGGCCGGAACCTTCGCCTTCGTCACAGGTGAGCCGCGGATCGACTCGGCGATCGCGATCGAAGAGGCCAACGCGTCCGCGCACTCCCACGACGCCGGCTCGGGTCACCACGAGCACGCGGCCGAGGAGGAACCCCTCGTCAGCCGGGACGGCCAGCGCTTCGGGCTCTTCCTCGCCGCCTCCCTGTACGGCGTAGCGCTCGGCGGCATCTTCGCTGTCGGCTTCACCCTGCTGCGCCGTCGGCTGCGGACCAGCAGCGACTCGTACGCCGCCCTCGGGCTGGCCGCCGCTGGGTACGTCGGCATTGTGCTCGTGCCGTTCTTCAAGTACCCGCCGAACCCACCGGCGGTCGGCGATCCCGACACGATCACCCAGCGAACGGTGACGTACCTGCTCACACTGGTGATCGGTCTGCTCGCAGTCTGGGCCGGGGTCGCGGCGTCCCGCTGGGTGCAGCGGTTCGGCGACCTGCCGTGGATTCGGTTGGCCGGTGGCGGCGCCGCCCTGGTGTTGACTGTCGTCGTGGCCTATCTGATCCTGCCGAAGATCAACGAGGTGCCCGGCACCTTCCCTGCGACGCTGCTCTGGCAGTTCCGGCTCGCCTCGCTCGGGACCCAGACGGTGTTGTGGACGCTGCTCGGCATCGGGTACGCCGCGGCGATCGACCGCCGTACTCCGGTGGCCGCTTCGTCGAAGGTGGTTGCCGCTTGACCACGTTGACTCTGGTCGCACATACGCTCACCCCGGCGCTGCGAGGACTCGTCCTCGGTGGCCCTGCCGAACCGGACGCGGCCGGTCTCGCAGCGGCTCGCGAGCTGAAGCTGGAGGCCGACGAGGCGTACGCCGGGCCGGAACCCGCTGCGGTGAAGACTGCGGAGGCGCTCGGCCTGACTGCGCGGGTCGAGCTGGCGCTACGCGATCGCGAGTACGGCGACTGGGCCGGGCGGAGTCTGGAGGAGCTGCTGACCGCGGAGCCCCAGCAAGTCGCAGGCTGGCTGGAGCACCCGCACACCGCGCCGCCTGGTGGTGAGAGTGCGAACGACGTACTCACCCGGGTCGCGGACTGGCTGGGCGACCTGGCCGGGGCTGGAACTGACGACCGCCGGAACGTGGTCGCGGTGGTGCACCCGGCCGTCGTACGGGCTGCTGTGCTGTATGTGCTCGACGCGCCGGTGGAATCGCTCCGGCACGTCGACGTGCGGCCGCTTTCGGTGATCCGGTTGTCCGCCCACGTCGGGTCCTGGTCACTCGTCTTCGGATAATCGGGGCTTCCCGTCAGAGAGTTCCGATGTCAGACTGCGGGGACCCTTGGGTCACCGGATGCTGACGGGGAGTCGCGATGGCGGACGAGTTCGAGCTGCTGGTCCGGCGGGTGCAGGAGCTGCC
This region includes:
- a CDS encoding DEAD/DEAH box helicase; amino-acid sequence: MRAQGEAPARPRRRRRTGAASNNPGSAQASPGAQSSTGSRAESRPNSGARQLAESKQAETFVEAAATPVDENLTFDELGVPPGLVKALAAAGILKPFPIQAATLPDSLAGKDVLGRGRTGSGKTYAFVLPVLARLTTSTSKRRPNHPRALILAPTRELATQIQASITPLTDALDLRTMTIFGGVGAGPQISALRRGVDIVIACPGRLEDHVKTGHAKLDQVEITVLDEADHMADLGFLPAVRRILEATPGDAQRLLFSATLDAGVDVLVKRFMKSPVTHSVDSAQSPVAKMTHHVLHVQADTRLPVLVDLTAAPGRTLVFTRTKYGAKSLTKKLIAQGVPAVELHGNLSQGARTRNLEAFSDGSAKTLVATDIAARGIHVDDVTLVIHADPPIEHKAYLHRSGRTARAGAEGTVVTLMTDEQVRDVRDLTRKAGIAATVTKLRVGDPLLAKLAPGERTFVEPTLRVVEDDSVRRTGGGSGSGRGAGGGRGRTGRGRGAAGGRAAGNGRGSAGGASSNGQSSRGASTGGAKPRSKGRGGSAAPKTYSTTTPGANSRPAGAAAFSAGTRAGGSRRAR
- a CDS encoding phosphotriesterase family protein produces the protein MKVRTVLGDLAAGELGVTDSHDHLFFRSALLPGQELDDAEAALQEAKDFVAAGGRTIVQWTPYGLGRGAEWLPKIAAAAGVHVVAATGFHRAEHYPAEVLEATRPKLAEVFVRELTEGIGDTGVKAGMIKVAGGFHVLDQHARHTLSAAAEAHHATGAPIGIHHELGSGADAVLALLVDERGVPPTSVILGHLNRFPDHELHLELAARGAFLAFDGPSRGNNATDPHLFECLAALVDGGYAGQLLLGGDTTTARARAATGEGPGMPYLLTGLRPRLIRRFGQEVVDRLFVENPASAFAAPWGGTVRS
- a CDS encoding DUF1304 domain-containing protein; its protein translation is MNTIAQIFVGLAGAFHLAVFVMESLLFTKPSTYRRFLVPNETEAAIARPWAFNQGFYNLFLALGAIGGLIAGGEKGHAIALFACACTAGAGLVLVASNRKMVRSAVLQAGPPIIALVLAAVL
- a CDS encoding MFS transporter, with the translated sequence MTTTAEVPTDRRDPATDQRKPPGVLAPQYRALTIGMVALITLVAFEALAVTTAMPTVAQALDGLPLYALAFGGPLASGVVAMVVSGTWSDLKGPARPLWHGTGWFLAGLVIAGLAPSMEILVAGRIIQGFGGGLLTVALYVVVGHLYPAELRPKIFAAFATGWVVPSLVGPAIAGLIVEHASWRIVFLAVPAMAIPAALVMRPGLAHAGTVTDRPGQKLWGKRALWAIAAAVGVGMLSYGGQQHGVLQVALLVVGLAGVAGFAPKLLPRGTFRLAHGLPSVIALRGLVAAAGFGAEVFLPLMLTRERGLSPAFAGMVLTVSALSWTSASWYRGRPRQPFSHAVFLQAGMISIVLGIATATLTLSPQVPVLVGVLGWGLTGLGMGTVFPTVSVLILEYSSLEEQGANSSALSLSDSLATATVLAIGGSLFAAIEPHWPIPAYLTAFGLPAVLALVGVVAARRTAQ
- a CDS encoding LysE family translocator, which codes for MPSAHHLIAFAITALVIIIVPGPSVLFIVGRALAVGRREAVLTMLGNTAGASVLLVAVSLGLGTLIAASAVVLTVVKLAGAAYLIYLGVHAVRTRKSLAAALASGVKAGNTKRVLRQGFLVGVTNAKTAVFFAAVLPQFVDKDAGSASLQILLLGLIFITIALCSDGLWAVLAGTAREWFASSPRRLELVGGTGGLMIIGLGASIAVTGSKE
- a CDS encoding CbtB domain-containing protein, whose translation is MTAPVSTSSVAVPALSPRLLAFALLTVGLALMLAYLVAFDQGALSRSGMYLHELMHDGRHLLGVPCH
- a CDS encoding CbtA family protein, whose product is MRTFGSLLVRGLIVGLLAGLLAGTFAFVTGEPRIDSAIAIEEANASAHSHDAGSGHHEHAAEEEPLVSRDGQRFGLFLAASLYGVALGGIFAVGFTLLRRRLRTSSDSYAALGLAAAGYVGIVLVPFFKYPPNPPAVGDPDTITQRTVTYLLTLVIGLLAVWAGVAASRWVQRFGDLPWIRLAGGGAALVLTVVVAYLILPKINEVPGTFPATLLWQFRLASLGTQTVLWTLLGIGYAAAIDRRTPVAASSKVVAA
- a CDS encoding histidine phosphatase family protein; translation: MTTLTLVAHTLTPALRGLVLGGPAEPDAAGLAAARELKLEADEAYAGPEPAAVKTAEALGLTARVELALRDREYGDWAGRSLEELLTAEPQQVAGWLEHPHTAPPGGESANDVLTRVADWLGDLAGAGTDDRRNVVAVVHPAVVRAAVLYVLDAPVESLRHVDVRPLSVIRLSAHVGSWSLVFG